One window of Dyadobacter sandarakinus genomic DNA carries:
- a CDS encoding alpha/beta fold hydrolase has product MSTLKLRDGAEMFYKDWGTGQPVVFHHGWPLSSDDWDNQMMFFLQNGFRVIAHDRRGHGRSSQTYQGHEMETYAADVAELVAHLDLKDAIHIGHSTGGGEVIRYVHKHGKGRVAKAVLVSAVTPVMVQTEDNPDGVPMSVFDEIRSFTATQRPQYFKDFSEAFYGYNREGAVQKQGIRDNWWRQGMMGSILAHYECIKAFSETDFTEDLRSVDVPVLVLHGEDDQIVPYQITALKAAGLLKHGKLITYPGFPHGMPTTEAETINKDILEFIRQ; this is encoded by the coding sequence ATGAGCACGTTGAAGTTAAGAGATGGGGCCGAAATGTTCTATAAAGATTGGGGCACAGGACAACCCGTTGTTTTTCACCACGGCTGGCCGCTTTCCAGCGATGACTGGGATAACCAGATGATGTTTTTCCTGCAGAATGGTTTTCGCGTTATTGCCCACGATCGCCGGGGGCACGGACGTTCTTCCCAGACTTACCAGGGGCATGAAATGGAAACTTACGCAGCGGACGTGGCCGAGCTCGTGGCACACCTTGATTTGAAAGATGCCATACACATTGGTCACTCTACAGGCGGGGGAGAGGTTATACGGTATGTACATAAACATGGAAAAGGTCGCGTCGCAAAAGCCGTGCTGGTAAGCGCCGTAACACCGGTCATGGTACAGACGGAAGACAATCCCGACGGCGTGCCCATGAGCGTTTTTGATGAAATCCGTTCTTTCACAGCCACGCAGCGTCCACAGTATTTCAAGGATTTTTCAGAAGCATTTTACGGCTACAACCGGGAAGGAGCTGTCCAGAAACAGGGAATCCGCGACAACTGGTGGCGCCAGGGAATGATGGGGAGCATACTGGCACATTATGAATGTATCAAAGCATTCTCTGAAACAGACTTTACCGAAGACCTTCGCAGCGTGGATGTTCCCGTGCTCGTGCTGCATGGCGAGGACGACCAGATCGTACCCTACCAGATTACTGCATTGAAGGCCGCCGGGCTGTTGAAGCATGGTAAACTGATCACTTACCCGGGCTTTCCGCACGGAATGCCTACTACGGAGGCTGAAACAATTAACAAGGATATTCTGGAATTTATCCGGCAATAA
- a CDS encoding tetratricopeptide repeat protein: MNTIIALTGSCVWQEIILMNKQFARYPGLVLLMILMVSFHGAAQTQFLAKAPPEQRLPQLWQYCSEHLISDWDSTASHRFLNAAIATADSLGDNKLKAYAQYFLKCYRVLFSKRYEQYFREGDYKPVVALLSRTKTWAEKNRYRDIAAACEHVTGGVYFRAARYGAAFEHLLLARKAFEAIGYERVPNASGYLFDLGLCYYHFEEQDKALAAFLEATRHPFYVSRIQLNTLNTIGMIYGLNKEWDRAADFYRKTIAQAAAYHDTVWVAIGAGNLGQVFLRKQQPDDALKYLRQSYNITRIVANGAPEDAAYSAIGLALAFTRRKQPDSARYYLQKGRELALAHIPGSTERLDYRVRLLDATIKFNRSIGNYVTAFQLSDTMSVVKDSLRRILDNRIVDRAVEKSEAERYQTELNLLTSQENLSRLRFYVLLATLLGVVTIGTLLFSRFQVRKKRQFELAEKEKAFLALEKKLVEEQLHHAEELLNANLKTLKDKAQLIDSLTTELQYLKESDQQVMATSMATRIEQLVSATILTEEDWRKFRTLFDQTYPGFSFRLREKFPDLSPAETRLLILTKLKLSNYEMAQMLGVSVDAIRKASYRIRKRFELAKEEGLDILIQHVHTPDEDTGSSMKKAD; encoded by the coding sequence TTGAATACGATTATTGCCCTGACCGGCAGCTGCGTCTGGCAGGAAATTATTCTTATGAACAAACAATTTGCCCGTTACCCCGGCCTTGTATTGCTGATGATCCTGATGGTATCTTTCCATGGTGCTGCACAAACGCAATTTCTGGCGAAGGCTCCCCCGGAACAAAGGCTGCCTCAGCTGTGGCAATATTGTTCGGAGCACCTGATATCGGACTGGGATTCCACAGCCAGCCACAGGTTTCTGAATGCGGCGATTGCAACAGCAGACAGTTTGGGGGACAACAAATTAAAAGCCTACGCGCAGTATTTCCTGAAATGCTACCGGGTACTCTTCTCAAAACGGTATGAGCAGTATTTTCGGGAGGGCGATTACAAGCCGGTCGTAGCATTGCTTTCACGCACCAAAACATGGGCAGAAAAAAACAGGTACCGGGACATTGCGGCAGCCTGTGAGCATGTTACAGGCGGCGTGTACTTCCGGGCAGCACGCTATGGAGCCGCCTTTGAGCATTTGCTGCTGGCCCGGAAAGCTTTTGAAGCAATCGGCTACGAGCGGGTTCCCAATGCGTCCGGGTACCTTTTTGATCTTGGATTATGCTACTACCATTTTGAAGAACAGGATAAGGCACTGGCTGCTTTCCTGGAAGCTACCCGGCACCCGTTTTATGTTTCCCGCATTCAGCTGAATACTTTGAACACCATCGGCATGATCTACGGTCTGAATAAAGAGTGGGATCGTGCGGCCGATTTTTACCGGAAAACCATAGCGCAGGCTGCTGCCTACCATGATACGGTTTGGGTGGCGATCGGTGCAGGTAATCTGGGGCAGGTTTTTCTGAGAAAACAGCAGCCTGACGATGCACTCAAGTACCTCCGCCAGAGCTATAACATTACCCGGATCGTCGCAAACGGAGCGCCGGAAGACGCGGCGTACAGCGCGATAGGACTGGCACTTGCTTTTACACGAAGAAAACAACCCGACAGTGCACGGTATTACCTGCAAAAAGGCCGTGAGCTTGCACTGGCACATATTCCGGGATCTACGGAACGACTGGACTACCGCGTGCGCCTGCTGGATGCTACCATAAAGTTCAACAGGTCGATCGGCAACTATGTCACTGCATTCCAGCTTTCGGACACGATGAGCGTCGTCAAAGACAGCCTGCGAAGGATACTCGATAACCGGATCGTGGACCGGGCGGTTGAAAAGTCGGAGGCGGAGCGTTACCAGACCGAGCTGAACCTGCTGACGAGCCAGGAAAATCTGAGCAGATTAAGATTTTACGTGTTACTGGCTACCCTGCTGGGTGTCGTGACCATCGGAACTTTGCTTTTCAGCCGTTTCCAGGTCCGCAAAAAACGACAGTTTGAACTGGCAGAAAAAGAAAAAGCATTTTTGGCGCTCGAAAAGAAGCTGGTAGAAGAACAGCTGCATCATGCCGAAGAACTGCTGAATGCCAATCTGAAAACATTGAAGGACAAAGCCCAGCTGATAGACAGTCTGACCACCGAACTGCAATACCTGAAAGAAAGCGATCAGCAGGTGATGGCGACGTCTATGGCTACGCGGATCGAACAACTGGTGTCGGCAACCATCCTGACCGAAGAGGACTGGCGGAAGTTCAGGACATTGTTTGACCAGACCTACCCGGGATTCAGTTTCAGGCTGCGGGAAAAGTTTCCGGACCTGTCCCCCGCCGAAACCCGGCTGCTGATCTTAACCAAACTGAAGTTGTCCAATTACGAAATGGCCCAGATGCTGGGGGTTTCCGTAGACGCGATCCGGAAAGCCAGCTACCGCATCCGCAAGCGGTTTGAGCTGGCGAAAGAGGAAGGACTGGACATATTGATCCAGCATGTACATACGCCGGATGAAGACACAGGATCCTCCATGAAAAAGGCAGACTGA
- a CDS encoding SDR family oxidoreductase, which translates to MEKLKNKVAVITGGNSGIGFGIAEAFKKEGATGAITGRNQATLDCSTEALSEAFIGIQGDVTNQHDLENIFRKTADKFGKIDVLVVNAGGVVDGIPMGSISDVTEEGYDRYMDLNLKSAYFTVQKSLPYLNDGASVILIGSSAAHRAAPGMAIYSAAKAAVISLAKGLSLDLLSRNIRVNTISPGSIDTPVFGKLVPEEHLEQVKQTWIDMIPVGRQGLPSDIGKAAVFLASDDSAFIVGTEILSDGGMTNLSLMK; encoded by the coding sequence CGTGATAACCGGCGGCAACAGCGGCATAGGCTTCGGAATTGCCGAGGCATTCAAGAAAGAAGGCGCAACCGGCGCGATCACAGGACGCAACCAGGCGACGCTGGACTGTTCTACAGAAGCGTTGAGCGAAGCATTTATTGGTATTCAGGGCGATGTTACCAATCAGCATGACCTGGAAAATATTTTCCGGAAAACGGCTGACAAGTTCGGGAAAATCGATGTGCTGGTGGTGAATGCAGGCGGTGTGGTGGACGGCATCCCGATGGGCTCCATCAGCGACGTGACCGAAGAAGGTTATGACCGTTATATGGACCTCAACCTGAAAAGCGCCTATTTTACAGTGCAGAAGTCACTTCCGTATCTGAACGATGGAGCATCGGTGATCCTGATCGGATCGAGTGCAGCTCACCGCGCCGCGCCGGGAATGGCCATATACAGTGCCGCCAAAGCCGCGGTAATTTCCCTGGCCAAGGGCCTGTCGCTGGATTTGCTGAGCAGGAACATACGTGTAAATACCATTTCCCCAGGTTCGATCGACACTCCGGTTTTTGGTAAACTGGTGCCTGAGGAGCATTTAGAACAAGTAAAGCAAACCTGGATCGACATGATCCCGGTAGGCAGGCAGGGCCTCCCGTCCGACATCGGAAAAGCGGCAGTTTTCCTGGCGTCCGATGATTCGGCTTTTATCGTCGGCACCGAAATCCTCTCAGACGGAGGCATGACAAACCTCAGTTTGATGAAGTAG